GCTCGGTACTTAGAGTTCTATGAAGCGGATAGATGGGATTGGATGGGTAAAGCTAATCTTATTGAATGGGCTATCCAGCATAGAATAGTTATGGCGGCGGTGAATATTAATGTTAACTATTTACAAGCCGTTGGGTTGGGCGATGAGCTAACCGTCCATTCACGAATGGATAAAATTGGAGTGAAGAGTGCTGTTTGCTACCAACAAATTATTCGCCATCGTAATGGTGTTGATGAAGTGGTATCCGATGCGTACGTCACGTTTGTCTTTATTGATGGCAAAGTCAATAAAGCTATGGTGATCGAGGATGAACTCCGAGAAAAAATTGAATCGCTG
The Providencia alcalifaciens DNA segment above includes these coding regions:
- a CDS encoding acyl-CoA thioesterase produces the protein MAIHIKVLGYHIDVFQHVNNARYLEFYEADRWDWMGKANLIEWAIQHRIVMAAVNINVNYLQAVGLGDELTVHSRMDKIGVKSAVCYQQIIRHRNGVDEVVSDAYVTFVFIDGKVNKAMVIEDELREKIESLKNKTDTFIEV